A region of Streptomyces sp. WMMC500 DNA encodes the following proteins:
- a CDS encoding extracellular solute-binding protein has translation MEMSRRRLLALGAGAAAGGLGLAGCGSQRSLGGSDEITMWTWDRSVSDELVARAETEGIPGAEGFRVSRTKVGGNYNTKVRTTLAGKSMVPDIIGVNADVATYFPNQDMFVDLNDFGAAELKGTYLDWKWEQCITPEGRMIAFPMDTGPTGLYYRTDLLKEAGITTDPEELAARAPDWDGFIALGKELQKSQERAVICPHLRKIFDVRMGQLGGDRYMTEDDRYVGDRDEVREIFELGYRVSREGLSAGALDGSNDVEGVVTSGRQPISIGASWWGLAFPEAAAPDTEGKWRVTAPPGGAGNEGGSFLAITKYSKNPEAAYAFVSWLQSPENQVTAFTEMSLFPSSPLSFEMPEMREPRPFYGGQRTIEVFGPSAREVKTAYRSPYDRVIDPVMFDEMANIDAGKSVEAAWKDAQDAIERELTREGVF, from the coding sequence ATGGAAATGTCACGAAGGAGGCTGCTGGCGCTCGGCGCCGGGGCCGCCGCCGGCGGACTGGGGCTCGCGGGCTGCGGCTCGCAGCGCTCGCTCGGCGGCTCGGATGAGATCACGATGTGGACCTGGGACCGGTCGGTGAGCGACGAGTTGGTCGCCCGGGCCGAGACCGAGGGCATACCCGGAGCCGAGGGCTTCCGGGTCAGCCGCACCAAGGTCGGCGGCAACTACAACACCAAGGTGCGCACCACGCTCGCCGGCAAGTCCATGGTGCCGGACATCATCGGCGTCAACGCCGACGTGGCGACCTACTTTCCCAACCAGGACATGTTCGTCGACCTGAACGACTTCGGCGCGGCCGAACTGAAGGGCACGTACCTGGACTGGAAGTGGGAGCAGTGCATCACGCCCGAGGGCCGGATGATCGCGTTCCCCATGGACACCGGCCCCACCGGGCTGTACTACCGCACGGACCTGCTCAAGGAGGCCGGGATCACCACCGACCCGGAGGAGCTGGCCGCCCGGGCCCCGGACTGGGACGGCTTCATCGCCCTGGGCAAGGAGCTCCAGAAGTCCCAGGAGCGGGCGGTGATCTGCCCCCACCTCAGAAAGATCTTCGACGTCCGGATGGGGCAGCTCGGCGGCGACAGGTACATGACCGAGGACGACCGGTACGTCGGGGACCGCGACGAGGTCCGCGAGATCTTCGAGCTGGGCTACCGGGTGTCCAGGGAGGGCCTGTCGGCCGGTGCCCTGGACGGCTCCAACGACGTGGAGGGTGTGGTCACCAGCGGCCGCCAGCCGATCTCCATCGGCGCAAGCTGGTGGGGCCTTGCCTTTCCGGAGGCGGCCGCGCCGGACACCGAGGGCAAGTGGCGGGTGACCGCCCCGCCCGGCGGCGCCGGCAATGAGGGCGGCTCCTTCCTGGCGATCACGAAGTACTCCAAGAACCCCGAGGCGGCCTACGCCTTCGTCTCCTGGCTCCAGTCCCCGGAGAACCAGGTCACGGCGTTCACGGAGATGTCGCTGTTCCCGTCCTCGCCGCTCTCCTTCGAGATGCCGGAGATGCGTGAGCCGCGGCCCTTCTACGGCGGGCAGCGCACCATCGAGGTGTTCGGCCCGTCGGCGCGGGAGGTCAAGACCGCCTACCGGAGCCCGTACGACCGCGTGATCGACCCCGTCATGTTCGACGAGATGGCCAACATCGACGCCGGCAAGAGCGTCGAGGCGGCCTGGAAGGACGCCCAGGACGCCATCGAGCGCGAGCTGACCCGTGAGGGGGTGTTCTGA
- a CDS encoding sugar ABC transporter permease has translation MSLTPTLRGSAGKLRGNGVKPQPDGSKPQPRWRRYWPMYAAVSPFFLLFAVFGVFPVAFSVYLSFMSWDGIGDMQSIGWENYEYLMTDSDFWKSITNTLIIWVLATVPMVFLALVIAYALHTTVRFKAFYRVAYFVPNVTSIVAMTIVLGSVFSDSSGLLNSALRAISAGEVGWLSDPWAMKVSVAAITIWRWLGYNTIICLAGLQAISSDVYEAAKVDGAGARQTFFRITLPMLRPVILFVAITSTIGGLQLFTEPQVMFPDDSGNVGGPGGEATTIVLYLYQQAFIFNRFGYGAAIGWALFLLIAAFSVINWRLVGGRDEDTVRTPRPRKKGKSRAR, from the coding sequence ATGAGCCTCACCCCAACCCTGCGCGGGAGCGCCGGCAAGCTCCGCGGGAACGGCGTCAAGCCGCAGCCGGACGGGTCGAAGCCGCAGCCCCGCTGGCGCCGCTACTGGCCGATGTACGCGGCGGTGTCCCCGTTCTTCCTCCTCTTCGCCGTCTTCGGCGTCTTCCCGGTCGCCTTCTCCGTCTACCTGTCCTTCATGTCCTGGGACGGCATCGGGGACATGCAGTCGATCGGCTGGGAGAACTACGAGTACCTGATGACCGACTCCGACTTCTGGAAGTCGATCACCAACACCCTGATCATCTGGGTCCTGGCCACCGTCCCGATGGTCTTCCTGGCGCTGGTCATCGCCTACGCGCTGCACACCACCGTGCGGTTCAAGGCGTTCTACCGGGTGGCCTACTTCGTCCCCAACGTCACCTCGATCGTCGCGATGACCATCGTGCTCGGCTCGGTCTTCAGCGACAGCTCCGGGCTCCTCAACAGCGCGCTGCGGGCGATCAGCGCCGGCGAGGTCGGCTGGCTGTCCGACCCGTGGGCGATGAAGGTCTCCGTCGCCGCGATCACCATCTGGCGGTGGCTCGGCTACAACACCATCATCTGCCTGGCCGGCCTGCAGGCCATCTCCAGCGACGTCTACGAGGCGGCCAAGGTCGACGGCGCCGGCGCCCGCCAGACGTTCTTCCGGATCACCCTCCCGATGCTCCGCCCGGTGATCCTCTTCGTCGCCATCACCTCCACCATCGGCGGGCTGCAGCTCTTCACCGAGCCGCAGGTGATGTTCCCCGACGACAGCGGGAACGTCGGCGGGCCCGGCGGCGAGGCCACGACCATCGTGCTCTACCTCTACCAGCAGGCGTTCATCTTCAACCGGTTCGGCTACGGCGCGGCCATCGGCTGGGCGCTGTTCCTCCTCATCGCGGCGTTCTCCGTCATCAACTGGCGGCTGGTCGGCGGCCGCGACGAGGACACGGTCCGTACCCCCAGGCCCAGGAAGAAGGGGAAGTCCCGTGCGCGCTGA
- a CDS encoding carbohydrate ABC transporter permease yields MLMFGVLVTIFPFYWMFVMASNTTADIFAYPPKLVPGSHLWENMNKVFDGIDFWGSMGLTIVAATSVTFLVLLFDSLAAFAFAKYEFPGRRVLFWIVLATFMIPMQLALVPQFVTLAWLGWVGSLKALIIPGAANAFGIFWMRQYAQGAIADELIHASRVDGAGFFRQWWTVGLPVLRPGLAFLGIFTFFHVWNDYLWPLIVMTDPGKVTLQVAVQQLNGVYTTDQSMVITGALISVIPLIGVFLIGARHFIANLGAGSMKF; encoded by the coding sequence ATGCTGATGTTCGGCGTGCTGGTCACGATCTTCCCGTTCTACTGGATGTTCGTGATGGCCTCGAACACCACCGCGGACATCTTCGCCTACCCGCCCAAGCTGGTCCCCGGCTCCCACCTGTGGGAGAACATGAACAAGGTCTTCGACGGGATCGACTTCTGGGGCTCCATGGGTCTCACCATCGTCGCGGCCACCTCCGTGACGTTCCTGGTGCTCCTCTTCGACTCGCTGGCGGCGTTCGCCTTCGCCAAGTACGAGTTCCCGGGGCGCCGGGTGCTGTTCTGGATCGTCCTGGCCACCTTCATGATCCCGATGCAGCTCGCGCTGGTGCCGCAGTTCGTCACCCTGGCCTGGCTCGGCTGGGTCGGCTCCCTCAAGGCACTGATCATCCCCGGTGCGGCCAACGCGTTCGGGATCTTCTGGATGCGGCAGTACGCGCAGGGGGCGATCGCCGACGAGCTGATCCACGCGTCGCGGGTGGACGGGGCCGGGTTCTTCCGCCAGTGGTGGACGGTGGGGCTGCCGGTGCTGCGCCCGGGTCTCGCGTTCCTGGGCATCTTCACCTTCTTCCACGTCTGGAACGACTACCTCTGGCCGCTGATCGTCATGACCGACCCGGGCAAGGTGACGCTCCAGGTCGCCGTGCAGCAGTTGAACGGCGTCTACACCACCGACCAGTCGATGGTGATCACGGGGGCGCTCATCTCGGTGATCCCCCTGATCGGGGTCTTCCTGATCGGCGCCCGGCACTTCATCGCCAACCTGGGCGCGGGCTCCATGAAGTTCTGA
- a CDS encoding aldo/keto reductase, which translates to MQDSTHRTPPAAGTVGWGILGTGGIAARFAGQLPRSRTGTLAAVGSRFPASARDFARRFAAPRAHGSYQDLLDDDTVDAVYVATPHPQHVEWAVRAAESGKHVLVEKPMAVRRAWATAVVEAAVRADVFLMEGYMYRCTPQTAKLVELVGDGAVGDLHHIQAQFSFGGPGFDAGHRLFANALAGGGILDVGGYPVSMARLLAGAAAGAPFADPEHTTAAGTVGGTGVDEWALATLHFAGGLTAQVATGVRLADENRVRVYGSRGFLDVPDPWFCGDGEPTSLMLHRVGEDPREIRIPPAHLYAAEADTVADHLADRQAPQMSWADTLGNLAVQDAWRAALGQRYDSERDDAPVPTASGRPLARRADAAMSHARIPGLDKDVSRLVMGVDNQPDQIHASVVFDDFFEHGGTAFDTAYHYGGGRLERQLGRWMADRGVRDDVVVIGKGAHTPDCDPASLSRQLAVSLERLGTGHVDIYFLHRDNPDIPAGEFVDVLDEHRRAGRIGVYGGSNWSPQRVDEANAWARRNGRQPFTVLSNHLSLARAHAVPWEGCLHVSDPDAQEWLRAGEVALFPWSSQARGFFTGRARPDDTGDAELVRCFYSDENFARLDRARVLARERGVHPTAIALAWLLHQPYPVFPLIGPRQVSETRTSLAGLGVSLSAQEVAWLDLRAE; encoded by the coding sequence ATGCAGGACAGCACGCACCGGACTCCCCCGGCCGCCGGCACCGTCGGCTGGGGGATCCTGGGCACCGGCGGGATCGCCGCACGTTTCGCCGGCCAGTTGCCACGCTCCCGTACCGGCACCCTGGCGGCCGTCGGCAGCCGCTTCCCCGCCTCCGCCCGCGACTTCGCCCGGCGCTTCGCGGCGCCGCGGGCGCACGGTTCGTACCAGGACCTGCTGGACGACGACACCGTCGACGCGGTGTACGTCGCCACGCCCCACCCGCAGCACGTCGAGTGGGCGGTGCGCGCCGCCGAGTCCGGCAAGCACGTGCTGGTCGAGAAGCCGATGGCGGTGCGCAGGGCGTGGGCCACCGCCGTCGTCGAGGCCGCGGTACGGGCCGACGTGTTCCTGATGGAGGGGTACATGTACCGCTGCACCCCGCAGACCGCGAAGCTGGTGGAGCTGGTCGGGGACGGAGCCGTCGGCGACCTCCACCACATCCAGGCGCAGTTCTCCTTCGGCGGCCCCGGCTTCGACGCCGGGCACCGGCTGTTCGCCAACGCCCTGGCCGGCGGCGGCATCCTGGACGTCGGCGGCTATCCGGTCTCGATGGCCCGCCTGCTGGCCGGCGCCGCGGCGGGCGCGCCGTTCGCCGACCCGGAGCACACCACCGCCGCCGGAACCGTCGGCGGCACCGGCGTGGACGAGTGGGCCCTGGCCACCCTGCACTTCGCCGGCGGGCTGACCGCCCAGGTCGCCACCGGCGTCAGGCTGGCCGACGAGAACCGGGTCCGGGTCTACGGCTCCCGCGGCTTCCTCGACGTACCCGACCCCTGGTTCTGCGGCGACGGCGAGCCCACCAGCCTGATGCTGCACCGGGTCGGTGAGGACCCGCGGGAGATCCGGATCCCGCCGGCGCACCTCTACGCCGCCGAGGCCGACACCGTGGCCGACCACCTCGCCGACCGCCAGGCCCCGCAGATGAGCTGGGCCGACACCCTCGGCAACCTCGCCGTCCAGGACGCCTGGCGGGCGGCCCTCGGCCAGCGCTACGACAGCGAGCGCGACGACGCTCCCGTACCCACCGCCTCGGGCCGGCCGCTTGCCCGCCGTGCCGACGCGGCGATGTCCCACGCCCGCATCCCCGGTCTGGACAAGGACGTCTCCCGGCTGGTCATGGGCGTCGACAACCAGCCCGACCAGATCCACGCCTCGGTCGTCTTCGACGACTTCTTCGAGCACGGCGGCACCGCCTTCGACACCGCGTACCACTACGGCGGAGGGCGTCTCGAACGGCAGCTCGGGCGGTGGATGGCGGACCGCGGGGTCCGCGACGACGTCGTGGTCATCGGCAAGGGGGCGCACACGCCGGACTGCGACCCCGCCTCGCTCAGCCGCCAGCTCGCCGTCAGCCTGGAGCGGCTGGGCACCGGCCACGTCGACATCTACTTCCTGCACCGCGACAACCCCGACATACCGGCGGGTGAGTTCGTGGACGTCCTCGACGAGCACCGCCGAGCCGGCCGGATCGGCGTCTACGGCGGCTCCAACTGGAGCCCGCAGCGGGTCGACGAGGCCAACGCATGGGCACGCCGGAACGGGCGGCAGCCTTTCACCGTGCTCAGCAACCACCTGAGCCTGGCCCGCGCCCACGCCGTGCCGTGGGAGGGCTGCCTGCACGTCAGCGACCCGGACGCGCAGGAGTGGCTGCGCGCGGGTGAGGTGGCGCTGTTCCCGTGGTCCAGCCAGGCGCGCGGGTTCTTCACCGGCCGCGCCCGACCTGACGACACCGGCGACGCGGAGCTGGTGCGCTGCTTCTACTCGGACGAGAACTTCGCACGCCTGGACCGAGCGCGCGTACTCGCCCGCGAGCGCGGCGTCCACCCGACGGCGATCGCCCTGGCCTGGCTGCTCCACCAGCCGTACCCGGTCTTTCCGCTGATCGGTCCCCGGCAGGTCTCGGAGACCCGCACCTCCCTCGCCGGGCTGGGCGTGAGCCTCTCCGCGCAGGAGGTCGCCTGGCTGGACCTGCGCGCCGAGTAG
- a CDS encoding glycosyl hydrolase 53 family protein: MHSDIVDTATHRRTNPAPQITTAQRWKQLLAAIAVILGTVVALLAPGPAQAAENPYERGPAPTRESVAASRGTFATAQTNVPAGNGFGGGVVYYPTDTGQGTFGAIAIVPGYTATWAAEGAWMGQWLASFGFVVIGIDTNGRNDWDDARGTQLLAALDYLTQRSTVRDRVDPSRLAVMGHSMGGGGAMYAAQQRPSLKATVGLAPAVFSANMGNVRVPAMLMAGQNDGTVTPAAVQSNYNGVAAGTEKSYLELSGAGHGFPTSNNSVMMRKVIPWLKIFLDNDARYSQFLCPLLDRTGIRTYESTCPLLPDAVRTNPSATAAPMTMLGADVSTLQRAYDVGARYYDADGTERHALDILKDAGVNYARLRIWNDPASGYNNKAKVLAFAREVKERGLKLMVDFHYSDTWADPGKQYKPAAWAGHTIGQLQSDVHDYTHDVCTSLKAQGTAPDSVQIGNEINTGMLWPEGRVSNNDFTNLARLLKAGYDATKECNSSTQVIIHTAHAESMSSARWFYDGIRAQGVQWDLTALSYYCVWHGSMSNLHNVITDMRTRYGKPVVLAETAYPFTADNADGTANVISGTQPCSGYPASWNGQATNFAHVQNTARNAGAVGIFYWEPTWYAIPGNGWNPADIGNSGNEWDNMAVFDWSGRINPNVRWTP; the protein is encoded by the coding sequence ATGCACTCAGACATCGTGGATACGGCGACGCACCGACGAACGAACCCTGCCCCGCAGATCACGACGGCGCAGAGGTGGAAGCAGCTCCTCGCCGCGATCGCGGTCATTCTCGGCACCGTCGTGGCCCTGCTGGCGCCCGGCCCGGCACAGGCCGCCGAGAACCCCTACGAGCGAGGGCCGGCCCCGACCCGGGAGAGCGTGGCCGCATCCAGGGGCACCTTCGCCACCGCGCAGACCAACGTGCCCGCCGGCAACGGGTTCGGCGGCGGCGTCGTCTACTACCCGACCGACACCGGTCAGGGCACGTTCGGCGCGATCGCGATCGTCCCCGGCTACACCGCCACATGGGCGGCCGAAGGCGCCTGGATGGGGCAGTGGCTGGCCTCGTTCGGCTTCGTCGTCATCGGCATCGACACCAACGGCCGCAACGACTGGGACGACGCCCGCGGCACCCAGCTCCTGGCCGCCCTGGACTACCTGACCCAGCGCAGCACCGTACGGGACCGCGTCGACCCGTCCCGGCTCGCGGTGATGGGCCACTCGATGGGCGGCGGCGGCGCGATGTACGCGGCCCAGCAACGTCCGTCGCTGAAGGCCACGGTCGGACTGGCACCGGCCGTCTTCTCGGCGAACATGGGCAACGTGCGCGTCCCGGCCATGCTCATGGCCGGCCAGAACGACGGCACGGTCACCCCGGCGGCGGTCCAGTCCAACTACAACGGCGTCGCCGCCGGCACGGAGAAGTCCTATCTGGAGCTGTCGGGCGCCGGGCACGGCTTCCCGACCTCGAACAACTCGGTGATGATGCGCAAGGTCATCCCGTGGCTGAAGATCTTCCTCGACAACGACGCCCGCTACAGCCAGTTCCTGTGCCCGCTGCTCGACCGGACCGGCATCAGGACCTACGAGAGCACCTGCCCACTCCTGCCGGACGCGGTCAGGACAAACCCGTCCGCGACGGCGGCCCCGATGACCATGCTCGGTGCCGACGTGTCCACTCTGCAGCGTGCCTACGATGTCGGCGCGCGCTACTACGACGCCGACGGGACCGAACGGCACGCCCTCGACATCCTCAAGGACGCCGGCGTGAACTATGCACGCCTGCGCATCTGGAACGATCCCGCCAGCGGCTACAACAACAAGGCCAAGGTGCTGGCGTTCGCCAGGGAGGTCAAGGAGCGCGGGCTCAAGCTCATGGTCGACTTCCACTACTCCGACACCTGGGCCGACCCGGGCAAGCAGTACAAGCCGGCAGCCTGGGCGGGTCACACCATCGGTCAACTGCAAAGCGACGTCCACGACTACACCCACGACGTCTGCACCAGCCTCAAGGCACAGGGCACAGCGCCCGACAGCGTCCAGATCGGCAATGAGATCAACACGGGCATGCTGTGGCCCGAAGGCAGGGTCAGCAACAACGACTTCACCAACCTGGCCCGGCTGCTCAAGGCCGGCTACGACGCCACCAAGGAATGCAACAGCAGCACGCAGGTCATCATCCACACCGCACACGCGGAGAGCATGTCCAGCGCCCGCTGGTTCTACGACGGCATCCGGGCCCAGGGCGTCCAGTGGGACCTCACGGCCCTGTCGTACTACTGCGTGTGGCACGGTTCGATGTCGAATCTGCACAACGTGATCACCGACATGCGCACCCGGTACGGCAAGCCGGTCGTCCTGGCCGAGACCGCCTATCCGTTCACCGCGGACAACGCCGACGGAACGGCGAACGTGATCTCCGGGACGCAACCCTGCTCGGGCTACCCCGCGTCGTGGAACGGCCAGGCCACCAACTTCGCCCACGTGCAGAACACCGCCCGCAACGCCGGCGCCGTCGGCATCTTCTACTGGGAACCCACCTGGTATGCGATCCCCGGCAACGGCTGGAATCCCGCCGACATCGGCAACAGCGGCAACGAGTGGGACAACATGGCCGTATTCGACTGGTCCGGCAGGATCAACCCGAACGTGAGGTGGACGCCGTAG
- a CDS encoding carbohydrate-binding protein, producing the protein MRAPRLRAVLLCLGITLASAGAGAVTSSTASAAPTRYEAETAPATCDGLIESNHTGYSGSGFCNADNVVSAGAEFTVTASAAGTATLSLRYANGTTADRPADVSVNGDIAHAGSPFGSTGAWSTWATQTLTVSVDAGSNTIRLTPTTAAGLANVDYLDFEAGGTAPPGKQMEDLNRGLVSVRSGSGNLVSWRLLGTEPSSTGFNVYRGSTKLNASPITNSTNHLDAGAPADASYTVRAIVDGAEQPASEPSLRFTGGNHLDVPISRPGSTYTAGDASVGDVDGDGQYEIFLKWDPDNQKDNSQSGVTSNVYIDAYRLDGQRLWRVDLGRNIRAGAHYTQFQVYDYDGDGRAELAVKTGDGTVSGTGQVIGNGGADHRNSSGYIITGPEYLTMFNGLTGAAMSTVDFQPARGNINDWGDDYGNRGDRFLAGTAYLDGQRPSVIMGRGYYEKSAIAAWDFRGGQLTMRWKFDSGNAGNQWTGRGAHSLSIADVDGNGTDEVVYGGMTINANGTGRHTTNFYAHGDALHVGDFVPGRTGKEIWQIHEQSSGASATLRDANSGSILMQRNNSCGCEGPARGVAGDVYAGNAGAEFWGSGTGLGNLLNASGGNVGRNPGSYNFLAWWDADPVRELLDGNHVDKYGTGGDTRLLTASGAHSVNGTKATPSLSGDLFGDWREEIILPRDDNAALRIYATPVQTDRRMHTLMHDAQYRVAVAWQNTAYNQPPHPSFFLGNGMSTPSQPRIDVR; encoded by the coding sequence ATGCGCGCACCCCGACTGCGAGCCGTGCTGCTCTGTCTCGGCATCACCCTGGCGTCAGCCGGCGCCGGTGCCGTCACCTCCTCGACGGCGTCCGCGGCACCGACCCGCTACGAGGCCGAAACGGCACCCGCCACCTGCGACGGGCTCATCGAGTCCAACCACACCGGATACTCCGGCAGCGGATTCTGCAACGCAGACAACGTTGTCAGCGCCGGAGCGGAGTTCACCGTCACCGCGTCCGCCGCGGGCACGGCCACCCTCTCCCTCCGCTACGCCAACGGCACCACCGCGGACCGTCCCGCCGACGTGTCCGTCAACGGCGACATCGCCCACGCGGGCAGCCCCTTCGGCTCCACCGGCGCCTGGAGCACCTGGGCCACCCAGACCCTGACCGTCTCCGTCGACGCCGGCAGCAACACGATCCGGCTCACCCCCACCACCGCCGCGGGCCTCGCCAACGTGGACTACCTCGACTTCGAGGCCGGCGGCACCGCACCGCCCGGCAAGCAGATGGAAGACCTCAACCGCGGCCTGGTCAGCGTCCGTTCCGGGTCCGGCAACCTGGTCTCGTGGCGGCTGCTGGGGACCGAGCCGTCGTCCACGGGCTTCAACGTCTACCGCGGTTCGACGAAGCTGAACGCGTCGCCGATCACCAACTCCACCAACCACCTGGACGCCGGAGCGCCAGCGGACGCGTCGTACACGGTACGTGCCATCGTGGACGGAGCGGAGCAGCCGGCGTCGGAGCCGTCGCTGCGCTTCACCGGCGGCAACCACCTGGACGTGCCGATCTCCCGGCCGGGGAGCACCTACACGGCCGGCGACGCGAGCGTCGGTGACGTCGACGGCGACGGGCAGTACGAGATCTTCCTCAAGTGGGATCCCGACAACCAGAAGGACAACTCGCAGTCCGGCGTCACCAGCAACGTCTACATCGACGCCTACCGGCTCGACGGGCAACGGCTGTGGCGCGTCGACCTGGGCCGCAACATCCGGGCCGGGGCGCACTACACACAGTTCCAGGTCTACGACTACGACGGTGACGGGCGCGCGGAACTCGCGGTCAAGACAGGCGACGGCACCGTCTCCGGCACCGGGCAGGTGATCGGAAACGGCGGCGCCGACCACCGCAACTCCTCCGGCTACATCATCACCGGACCCGAATACCTCACCATGTTCAACGGACTCACCGGCGCCGCCATGTCCACCGTGGACTTCCAGCCCGCACGCGGCAACATCAACGACTGGGGCGACGACTACGGCAACCGCGGCGACCGGTTCCTGGCCGGAACCGCGTACCTGGACGGGCAGCGCCCCAGCGTCATCATGGGCCGCGGCTACTACGAGAAGAGCGCCATCGCGGCCTGGGACTTCCGCGGCGGCCAGCTCACCATGCGCTGGAAGTTCGACTCCGGCAACGCGGGCAACCAGTGGACCGGCCGCGGCGCGCACTCGCTGTCCATCGCCGACGTCGACGGCAACGGCACCGACGAGGTCGTCTACGGCGGCATGACCATCAACGCCAACGGCACCGGCCGCCACACCACCAACTTCTACGCCCACGGCGACGCCCTGCACGTCGGCGACTTCGTGCCCGGCCGGACCGGCAAGGAGATCTGGCAGATCCACGAGCAGAGCTCCGGGGCCTCCGCCACACTGCGCGACGCCAACAGCGGCTCGATCCTGATGCAGCGGAACAACAGTTGCGGTTGCGAGGGCCCCGCCCGCGGCGTGGCCGGCGACGTCTACGCCGGCAACGCGGGCGCCGAGTTCTGGGGCTCGGGCACCGGCCTGGGCAACCTGCTCAACGCCTCGGGCGGCAACGTCGGACGCAATCCGGGCAGCTACAACTTCCTCGCCTGGTGGGACGCCGACCCGGTACGGGAACTGCTGGACGGCAACCACGTCGACAAGTACGGCACCGGCGGCGACACCCGCCTGCTCACCGCCTCCGGCGCGCACTCCGTCAACGGCACCAAGGCAACCCCCTCGCTCTCCGGCGACCTGTTCGGCGACTGGCGCGAGGAGATCATCCTCCCGCGGGACGACAACGCCGCGCTGCGCATCTACGCCACCCCCGTCCAGACGGACCGGCGGATGCACACCCTGATGCACGACGCGCAGTACCGCGTCGCCGTCGCATGGCAGAACACCGCCTACAACCAGCCGCCGCACCCGAGCTTCTTCCTCGGCAACGGCATGAGCACACCGTCGCAGCCCCGCATCGACGTCCGCTGA
- a CDS encoding PaaX family transcriptional regulator C-terminal domain-containing protein, which yields MARLFDLEEIFLDADAASVRLPRRQTGSPQGLGTTLITDYTLSARAWLPSAAIVDLLGEFGVSSGAARTTISRLARRGVLEGRREGRHSAYRLTDAAAAHLYTGGREIAAFGRGGDSWDGRWTLVAFSMPQAKSTQRRAMRDHLRWRGYAPLYDGVWVSPRGLTTRERAVLAELAFGAMSVFRARHLELETGAARNPVDAWDVAGIAEQYSVFIRRWSRRLPRVAAGTISGTAAVRLRTEVMDTYRRFPVLDPLLPVELLPRGWPRARAREVFAAVYDGLAEPAQDHVRALVSRVGGGTAPQIRAHTVADMGAGEGREETPRRGRG from the coding sequence TTGGCGCGCCTGTTCGACCTCGAAGAGATCTTCCTGGACGCGGATGCGGCGTCGGTGCGGCTCCCGCGCCGGCAGACCGGCTCGCCGCAGGGGCTCGGGACGACCCTGATCACCGACTACACCCTGAGCGCCCGCGCCTGGCTGCCGTCGGCGGCGATCGTGGATCTGCTGGGCGAGTTCGGGGTGTCCAGCGGAGCCGCCCGCACGACGATCAGCAGGCTGGCCCGCCGGGGCGTGCTGGAAGGCAGACGGGAGGGACGGCACAGCGCGTACCGCCTGACCGATGCCGCCGCCGCCCACCTGTACACCGGCGGGCGCGAGATCGCCGCGTTCGGCCGCGGCGGCGATTCCTGGGACGGCCGGTGGACGCTGGTCGCGTTCTCGATGCCGCAGGCGAAGAGCACGCAGCGGCGCGCCATGCGGGACCACCTGCGCTGGCGTGGGTACGCGCCGCTCTACGACGGCGTCTGGGTGTCGCCCCGCGGGTTGACCACTCGGGAACGGGCCGTCCTGGCGGAGCTGGCCTTCGGCGCGATGAGCGTGTTCCGGGCGCGCCACCTTGAGCTGGAGACCGGTGCGGCCCGCAACCCGGTCGACGCCTGGGACGTCGCGGGTATCGCCGAGCAGTACAGCGTCTTCATCCGGAGGTGGAGCCGCCGGCTTCCCCGCGTGGCGGCGGGGACGATCTCCGGCACCGCGGCGGTGCGACTGCGTACCGAGGTGATGGACACCTATCGCCGTTTCCCCGTTCTCGACCCGCTGCTGCCGGTCGAACTCCTGCCGCGCGGCTGGCCGCGTGCCCGTGCGAGAGAGGTGTTCGCGGCTGTGTACGACGGGCTCGCCGAACCGGCGCAGGACCATGTGAGAGCCCTCGTGTCGCGCGTGGGCGGGGGCACAGCCCCGCAGATCCGCGCCCACACCGTCGCCGACATGGGCGCCGGCGAGGGCCGTGAGGAGACGCCCCGCCGCGGAAGGGGGTGA